Part of the Cyanobacteria bacterium GSL.Bin1 genome is shown below.
GTTTTTCAGGTTCACATCTTTTTCTTGAGTTGGGGTTTGCAGCAAACAAATGGTGGTGGGTTGACTCTTCAATTCCCGTCGGACTAATCGCTTTAATCCACCTTCAATTTCTATTTTCAACTCTGTCCAGTCAATATCAGTATCTATGGGCTTGCCATTACCATTGGTTGCTAAATTACTCCAATACTTTTTGATACTTTGCTCAACATTGCTGACAATTAACTGATTAATTTTTGTTGGTGCGAGAGGACTGACTACACCTCGTAGATTAACTTCCGGTTGCGCCAACACTTTACCATCAGCTCCCACAGCAACGGCAACTGTAATCAGACCATCCAACGCCAGTTGTTGACGTTCGCTCATAATATCTTTATGTACTACACCGGAATGATCCACCAGTTCAATGCCGGATTGCACTTGATCCGTTACTTGAATGCGATCGCGCGAGACTTCGACCACATCCCCATTATTAATAATGACAATATTTTCTTTGGGAATGCCCATCGCTTGTGCCATTTCGCCATGTTTGACCAACATCCGATGTTCACCGTGAAAAGGGACAAAGAACTGTGGCTTCGTTAACGCCAACATTAATTTGTGATCTTCTTGGGAGCCATGTCCCGATACATGAATACCTTGATGCCGACCATAGATCACTTTTGCGCCCATCATCATCAGCCGATCAATGGTATTAACAACACCAATGGTATTGCCGGGAATCGGGTGAGCAGAAAAGACAACTGTGTCATTTTCCCGAATTCTGATCTGACGATGTTCTCCTTTTGAGATCCGGGTCATTGCCGCTAACGGTTCTCCCTGAGAGCCCGTCGTTAAAATCACCACTCGCTCATCCGGGGTCTTATTAATCTCTTTAAGAGAAACAAATAACTTGTCCGAACATTTGATATAACCTAATTTCCGGGCATGGTCAATCACGTTTAACATTGAGCGTCCCACAATTCCCACAACACGGTTATGTTTTTCTGCCAGTTCTAAAATAATGCGAACCCGGTGTACTGACGAAGCAAAGGTGGTGACTAATAAGCGTCCTTCTGCTTGGGCAAAGATGCGATCAAGGTTGGGTCGTACTGAATTTTCAGATGGGGTATGTCCAGGCACTTCGGCATTAGTAGAGTCGCTTAGCAAGCACAAGACGCCTTTTTCCCCATATTCGGCAAGGCGATGAAAATCAAAATGTTCCCCATCCACGGGGGTATGGTCAATTTTGAAGTCACCGGTATGAATAACCACGCCGAGGGGAGTGGTAATCGCGACACAGCAGCTATCGGCAATGGAGTGGGTATTGCGAATATACTCGACAGAGAAGGAACGTCCTAATTGCACCTTATCCCGAGGCAGCACTGATTTTAAGGTGGTGCGATCAGCAATTCCCGCTTCTTCTAATTTATTTTGCAATAAAGCCAGAGCCAAACGAGGACCATAAATCACGGGGATATCAAACTGCTGTAGATGATAAACAATTCCTCCAATATGATCTTCGTGTCCGTGGGTCACAATCATCCCTTTAATTTTATGGCGATTTTCCCGTAGATAAGTCATATCAGGCAAAACGACGTTAATGCCATGCATGTCCTGGCTGGGAAAACCAATCCCGGCATCCAATAAAATCATTTCATCGCCATATTCAATGATGCAGGTATTTTTGCCAATTTCATGGAGTCCTCCCAAGGGAATAATTCTCAAGTTAGGTTGTGATTCGTTGTTACTCATGATTCGTATTTTCCTTTTTTGTGCTTTAATAAAAAATTAATAATTGCTAATTGGTACGAAAAAACTATTCTGCCGGGGCAATTCAGCTCTAATTACCACCAACAGTTCCGAGTCAATCAATCGTGGATCAGGTTTAAAGTAATTAACTTACAGTAGCGATAACTTTTTTAAAACATCCTTTAATTGAGTTTCTAAATCGGGGGGTAATTCTAAGAGCGGCGATCGCAGCGCGCCGACATTCCAACCTTGCAACCGCAATGCTGTTTTGACAGGAATGGGATTGGTCGATAAAAATAAAGAGCGAAATAGAGGAAAGAATTTAAGGTGGGCTTGTTGTGCTTTTTCTAATTGACCCTGTTTAAAGTCAGTAATCATCTGCTGCAATGGTTGTCCCACCAGATGACTGGCAATACTAACGACGCCATTGCCACCAACGGCTAAGAGGGGTAGAGTCAGAGAATCGTCACCGGAGTAAATGCCAAAATCGCTGGGAGTAGAAGCGCGAATTTCTGAGACTTGGTCTAAATCACCGCTAGCTTCTTTGATCGCAACAATATTTTCAATTTGAGCCAGTTTGGCAACGGTTGCTGGTTCCAAGTTCCGTCCGGTGCGACCAGGAATATTATAGAGCATCATGGGCAAGTCGGGGCTTGCCTGCGCGATCGCGCTAAAGTGTTGATACAATCCGGATTGGGGGGGCTTACTATAATAAGGAACGACTTGTAAGCTGCCGTCTAGCCCTAGTTTAGCGGCTTTTTCCGTTGCTGCGATCGCCTCATGGGTAGAATTCGATCCGGTCCCCGCCATGATTTTACCGCGGTTCCCCACTGCTTTTTGCACCACTTGGAATAACTCGTATTCTTCTTCCCAAGTTAGGGTGGGAGATTCCCCCGTTGTGCCACACACGACCAAAGTTTCCGTTCCGTGGCTGACTAAATAATCGGCTAATTGTTCCGCAACGGAATAATTCACTGCTCCTTCCGCTGTGAAAGGCGTTACCATTGCGGTTAGCACTTGTCCAAAGTCCACACTTGTCATTGTTGTTTTTTTTCGCTCTTTCTTTGTCTTATACCGATACGGCAGATTGAGTTGAGTGCAATAATTTTTCCTTCACGAGCAACTCAGCAATCTGTACCGCATTTAATGCTGCTCCTTTGCGAATTTGATCGCCACTTAACCACAACTCTAACCCACAGGGATGGGAAATGTCTTGGCGAATGCGTCCCACCAATACTTCATCTTTTCCGGTGGCTTCGTTGGGCATCGGGAAGTAATTCTTTTCCCAATCTTCACGCACTGCGACTCCTGGTGCTTCTTCCAAGATGGCTTTGGCTTTTCCCACCGGGAAGGGTTCGGCAAATTCTAAATTAATCGCTTCTGAATGCGCCCGTAAAACGGGAACGCGGACACAAGTGGGGCTAATGCGTAACTCTGGACTGCCAAAAATTTTTCGCGTTTCTTTCACCATTTTGATTTCTTCTTGACAATATCCTTGTTCGTTTAAAGGCGAATTGTGCGGGAAAACATTAAAGGCTAACGGATAGGGAAATGCTTCTGTATTTGGGGTCTCATCATTTAAAATCGCTTGGGCTTGGGCTTTAACCTCTGCCATTGCTTTTGCCCCAGCCCCAGAAGCCGATTGATAAGTTGCCACAAGCAAGCGCTGGATGGGCTGGACTTGGTGTAACGGATACACAGCTAGACCCATCAGAATTGTGGTGCAATTCGGATTCGCAATGATTCCTTGATGTTGGGCTGCCGCTTGCGGGTTAATTTCTGGGACAACCAGCGGGACATTTTCTGCCATCCGGAAAGCACTGGAATTATCTACCATGACCGCACCACTATCGACAATGGTTTGCGCCCACTCCTTACTGGTGGCACCACCAGCAGACGCTAAAACTAAATCGACATCCTTAAAGGCGTCTGCGCTAACTGCCTCCACGGTTAGAGTCTTTCCCCGAAAGGGAATTGCTTGACCGGCAGAACGACTAGAGGCAAGTAATTTCAATTGACTCACCGGAAAAGAACGTTCTTCTAAAAGCTGAATTAATTCTTTTCCCACAGCGCCGGTAGCGCCTAAAATTGCGACACGAATTCCTGCTGACAAATGGGTTTCCTCCGTCTAGTGGTTTCTAACTTATTTAATATTTAATTATTTATTTTATGATGAGAGAAAATTAAAGATTAAAAATATTATAGTAGTTTGCTCTAAAAACTAGTCTTC
Proteins encoded:
- the dapA gene encoding 4-hydroxy-tetrahydrodipicolinate synthase — protein: MTSVDFGQVLTAMVTPFTAEGAVNYSVAEQLADYLVSHGTETLVVCGTTGESPTLTWEEEYELFQVVQKAVGNRGKIMAGTGSNSTHEAIAATEKAAKLGLDGSLQVVPYYSKPPQSGLYQHFSAIAQASPDLPMMLYNIPGRTGRNLEPATVAKLAQIENIVAIKEASGDLDQVSEIRASTPSDFGIYSGDDSLTLPLLAVGGNGVVSIASHLVGQPLQQMITDFKQGQLEKAQQAHLKFFPLFRSLFLSTNPIPVKTALRLQGWNVGALRSPLLELPPDLETQLKDVLKKLSLL
- a CDS encoding RNase J family beta-CASP ribonuclease, with the protein product MSNNESQPNLRIIPLGGLHEIGKNTCIIEYGDEMILLDAGIGFPSQDMHGINVVLPDMTYLRENRHKIKGMIVTHGHEDHIGGIVYHLQQFDIPVIYGPRLALALLQNKLEEAGIADRTTLKSVLPRDKVQLGRSFSVEYIRNTHSIADSCCVAITTPLGVVIHTGDFKIDHTPVDGEHFDFHRLAEYGEKGVLCLLSDSTNAEVPGHTPSENSVRPNLDRIFAQAEGRLLVTTFASSVHRVRIILELAEKHNRVVGIVGRSMLNVIDHARKLGYIKCSDKLFVSLKEINKTPDERVVILTTGSQGEPLAAMTRISKGEHRQIRIRENDTVVFSAHPIPGNTIGVVNTIDRLMMMGAKVIYGRHQGIHVSGHGSQEDHKLMLALTKPQFFVPFHGEHRMLVKHGEMAQAMGIPKENIVIINNGDVVEVSRDRIQVTDQVQSGIELVDHSGVVHKDIMSERQQLALDGLITVAVAVGADGKVLAQPEVNLRGVVSPLAPTKINQLIVSNVEQSIKKYWSNLATNGNGKPIDTDIDWTELKIEIEGGLKRLVRRELKSQPTTICLLQTPTQEKDVNLKNNKNGTSDPLVKSNGNRNNGTNGNNGTDSKLDFRGRRRRRRSAATLSSQ
- a CDS encoding aspartate-semialdehyde dehydrogenase — encoded protein: MSAGIRVAILGATGAVGKELIQLLEERSFPVSQLKLLASSRSAGQAIPFRGKTLTVEAVSADAFKDVDLVLASAGGATSKEWAQTIVDSGAVMVDNSSAFRMAENVPLVVPEINPQAAAQHQGIIANPNCTTILMGLAVYPLHQVQPIQRLLVATYQSASGAGAKAMAEVKAQAQAILNDETPNTEAFPYPLAFNVFPHNSPLNEQGYCQEEIKMVKETRKIFGSPELRISPTCVRVPVLRAHSEAINLEFAEPFPVGKAKAILEEAPGVAVREDWEKNYFPMPNEATGKDEVLVGRIRQDISHPCGLELWLSGDQIRKGAALNAVQIAELLVKEKLLHSTQSAVSV